In one Alphaproteobacteria bacterium SS10 genomic region, the following are encoded:
- the hemF gene encoding oxygen-dependent coproporphyrinogen oxidase: MPDGATPDTPERRQPTTKPSDAQKQQAATWFATLRDQICESFERLEDELTGTFADKPAGRFGRKDWQRTDQVSGEPGGGGTMSIMRGRVFEKVGVNISTVHGQFSPEFRGQITGAGEDGQFWASGISLVAHMHSPLVPAVHMNTRHIATSVGWFGGGADMTPTFPDEADTAAFHNALKSACDAHDPSYYPDYKAWCDRYFYLPHRQEPRGIGGIFYDQLDTDDWAADFAFTQDVGRAFAEVYPEIVRRHMNQPWTDEQREALRAKRGRYVEFNLLYDRGTLFGLKTGGNIEAILMSLPPDTAWP, from the coding sequence ATGCCGGATGGAGCCACACCGGATACGCCAGAGCGACGGCAGCCCACCACCAAACCAAGCGACGCGCAGAAGCAGCAAGCCGCAACCTGGTTTGCAACGCTGCGCGACCAAATCTGTGAGAGCTTTGAACGGCTCGAGGATGAGCTGACCGGAACCTTTGCCGACAAACCGGCTGGTCGGTTCGGGCGCAAAGACTGGCAGCGCACGGACCAAGTATCGGGTGAGCCCGGCGGCGGTGGCACCATGTCGATCATGCGAGGCCGTGTGTTTGAGAAGGTCGGCGTCAACATCTCCACGGTTCATGGCCAGTTTTCCCCTGAGTTTCGAGGCCAGATCACCGGTGCTGGTGAAGATGGTCAGTTCTGGGCTAGCGGCATCAGTCTAGTCGCCCATATGCACTCCCCACTCGTGCCAGCCGTGCACATGAACACACGGCATATCGCGACATCTGTCGGGTGGTTTGGCGGCGGCGCTGATATGACCCCCACCTTCCCGGATGAGGCGGATACGGCGGCTTTCCACAACGCGTTGAAGTCGGCCTGTGATGCCCATGATCCGAGCTATTATCCGGACTATAAGGCCTGGTGTGATCGCTATTTCTATCTGCCGCACCGGCAAGAGCCGCGCGGCATTGGCGGCATTTTCTACGATCAGCTGGATACCGACGATTGGGCTGCGGATTTTGCGTTCACCCAGGATGTAGGCCGCGCCTTTGCCGAGGTTTATCCAGAAATCGTGCGGCGACACATGAACCAGCCCTGGACGGACGAGCAGCGCGAGGCTTTGAGGGCTAAACGGGGCCGATATGTTGAATTTAACCTGCTCTACGACCGCGGAACGCTGTTTGGCCTAAAAACCGGCGGGAATATTGAGGCGATCTTGATGAGCCTGCCGCCCGACACCGCCTGGCCGTAA
- the petA gene encoding ubiquinol-cytochrome c reductase iron-sulfur subunit, whose amino-acid sequence MTDTNVTDDGWKTSAADDPHHNETAGSRRDFLFLSAGAMGAVAAGGVAWPLIDSMNPAADTLALASINVNLSSITEGQAITVTWRGKPVFIRHRTAEEIEEARAVNPDELRDAQTDEDRVQKPEWLVMVGVCTHLGCVPLGQKAADNKGDYDGWFCPCHGSHYDTSGRIRKGPAPTNLEVPEYVFENDTTIKIG is encoded by the coding sequence ATGACCGACACGAATGTCACGGATGATGGCTGGAAAACCAGCGCGGCCGATGATCCCCACCACAATGAAACCGCTGGTTCCCGGCGCGATTTCTTGTTTCTGTCTGCGGGCGCTATGGGCGCGGTTGCAGCGGGTGGCGTGGCGTGGCCACTGATCGATAGCATGAACCCAGCGGCTGATACCCTGGCGCTGGCATCGATCAATGTGAACCTATCCAGCATCACCGAAGGTCAGGCGATCACCGTTACCTGGCGTGGTAAGCCGGTCTTTATTCGCCACCGGACGGCGGAAGAAATCGAAGAGGCGCGCGCCGTCAATCCTGACGAGCTTCGCGATGCCCAGACCGATGAGGATCGGGTCCAGAAACCTGAGTGGTTGGTCATGGTTGGCGTTTGTACGCACCTTGGCTGCGTCCCGCTTGGCCAGAAGGCCGCTGACAACAAGGGCGACTACGATGGTTGGTTCTGCCCGTGCCACGGTTCGCACTACGATACGTCTGGTCGCATCCGAAAAGGCCCTGCGCCAACTAACTTAGAAGTTCCTGAGTACGTTTTTGAGAACGATACGACGATCAAGATTGGCTAA
- a CDS encoding cytochrome b/b6 yields the protein MAGGERAKFENPVIEWVDSRLPIFTLMQREYGVFPTPRNFNYFWNFGALAMFVLVTMIITGILLAMNYTAHADYAFESVERIMRDVNHGWLLRYVHQNGASMFFIVVYIHMFRGLYYGSYKAPRELLWMLGVVILLLMMATAFMGYVLPWGQMSFWGATVITNLFSAIPIFGEQIVIWLWGGFSVDNPTLNRFFALHYLLPFVIVGVVVLHVAALHITGSNNPLGVEPKSEKDTLPFHPYYTSKDIFGLGVFMIFFAGFVFFAPNFLGHPDNYIPANPLVTPAHIVPEWYFLPFYAILRAVPDKLGGVVLMFAAIAVLFILPWLDTSKVRSTTFRPIYKFFFWLLVVTCLVLGYVGAKPAEGWYVIVGQLATVYYFAHFLVVLPVLGKLEKPLPLPASISEAVLKGGGSHGVAGAAPATKPMEKP from the coding sequence ATGGCTGGCGGCGAACGCGCGAAGTTTGAAAATCCGGTGATTGAGTGGGTGGATAGCCGCCTGCCTATTTTCACCCTGATGCAACGCGAGTATGGGGTTTTCCCAACACCGCGGAACTTCAACTATTTCTGGAACTTTGGCGCCCTCGCCATGTTCGTCCTGGTGACCATGATCATCACCGGCATATTGCTGGCGATGAACTACACCGCCCATGCCGACTACGCTTTTGAGAGCGTTGAGCGGATTATGCGCGATGTGAACCATGGTTGGCTGCTCCGCTATGTTCACCAGAACGGCGCCAGCATGTTCTTCATCGTGGTCTATATCCACATGTTCCGTGGCCTCTATTACGGTTCCTACAAAGCGCCGCGTGAGCTGCTTTGGATGCTGGGCGTTGTGATCCTGCTCCTCATGATGGCCACCGCCTTCATGGGTTACGTCCTACCTTGGGGCCAAATGAGCTTCTGGGGTGCCACGGTGATCACCAACCTATTCTCGGCCATCCCGATATTCGGGGAGCAGATTGTGATCTGGCTCTGGGGCGGCTTCTCGGTTGATAACCCAACGCTGAACCGGTTCTTTGCGCTGCATTACCTGCTGCCATTTGTGATTGTCGGTGTTGTGGTTCTTCACGTTGCCGCGCTTCACATCACGGGTTCTAACAACCCGCTGGGCGTTGAGCCGAAGTCTGAGAAAGACACCCTGCCATTCCACCCCTACTACACGTCGAAGGACATCTTCGGTCTTGGGGTGTTCATGATCTTCTTCGCTGGGTTTGTCTTCTTCGCGCCAAACTTCCTCGGCCACCCAGACAACTACATCCCGGCCAACCCGCTGGTGACGCCGGCGCATATCGTCCCTGAATGGTACTTCCTGCCGTTCTACGCGATCCTGCGTGCCGTGCCGGACAAGCTTGGCGGCGTGGTGCTGATGTTCGCCGCGATTGCTGTGCTGTTCATCCTGCCATGGCTTGATACGTCTAAGGTTCGCTCAACCACCTTCCGTCCGATCTACAAGTTCTTCTTCTGGCTGTTGGTCGTGACCTGCCTGGTTCTCGGCTATGTCGGTGCTAAGCCTGCTGAAGGCTGGTATGTGATCGTTGGTCAGCTGGCGACCGTTTACTACTTCGCCCACTTCCTGGTGGTGCTGCCGGTTCTCGGTAAACTCGAGAAACCGCTGCCCTTACCGGCGAGTATTAGTGAGGCCGTTCTTAAAGGTGGTGGATCCCACGGCGTTGCCGGGGCTGCACCTGCTACAAAACCGATGGAGAAACCCTGA
- a CDS encoding cytochrome c1 has product MGFARHFLAAAALATGLLITSMGTAQAAGEQVTPPDVDFSFEGPFGVYDRVQLQRGFQVYKEVCSGCHAMDLLAYRNLADLGFSEAEVRALASQYTVVDGPNDEGEMFERAGLPKDRFVNPFANEQAARFANGGAYPPDMSLLAKARPYGAEYIYGVLVGYHDAPEGKDVPEGMHYNEYYPGHLIAMANPIVEGLVTYKGLDGEADFEPTPEEMAADVSAFLMWSAEPHLEERKQTGVKVILFLIVFTGIMYGVKRRIWADVAH; this is encoded by the coding sequence ATGGGCTTTGCGCGACACTTCCTTGCGGCAGCCGCCCTGGCCACTGGCTTGCTAATCACCAGCATGGGCACCGCCCAGGCTGCGGGTGAGCAGGTTACCCCGCCCGATGTTGATTTCTCCTTTGAGGGGCCTTTCGGCGTCTATGACCGGGTTCAACTACAGCGCGGTTTCCAGGTCTATAAAGAGGTTTGCTCCGGCTGCCACGCCATGGACCTCCTGGCCTATCGTAACCTCGCTGATCTTGGCTTCTCAGAAGCAGAGGTCCGTGCTCTAGCATCCCAGTACACGGTGGTTGATGGCCCGAATGACGAAGGTGAGATGTTTGAGCGGGCAGGCCTGCCAAAAGATCGCTTTGTAAACCCATTTGCGAATGAGCAGGCCGCTCGTTTTGCCAATGGCGGTGCTTACCCCCCAGACATGTCACTCCTCGCCAAGGCCCGTCCTTATGGCGCTGAGTACATCTACGGTGTGCTGGTCGGTTACCACGACGCGCCTGAGGGCAAGGATGTGCCAGAGGGCATGCACTATAACGAGTATTACCCAGGTCACCTGATCGCCATGGCTAACCCAATCGTTGAGGGTCTGGTCACCTATAAGGGCCTAGATGGCGAGGCTGATTTTGAGCCAACCCCAGAAGAGATGGCGGCCGATGTGTCTGCCTTCCTGATGTGGTCAGCTGAGCCGCACCTTGAGGAGCGAAAGCAAACTGGCGTTAAGGTTATCCTTTTCCTGATCGTCTTCACCGGCATCATGTACGGTGTGAAGCGTCGGATCTGGGCAGACGTCGCCCACTAA
- a CDS encoding DUF924 domain-containing protein, which translates to MQTFPPDPRFRALLSFWFDELTMEDWFKRSDAVDDEIRRRFTPLLPFAQKGSLHSWRDSLDSVRALLILLDQVPRNCFRDDATAFAYDRLAQSLALFTLERYADELASLGPFEMLFVLLPLEHAEDLDLQNRCVQLFDQFADRYSGEDAEHWVELTEYARRHHAPIEKFGRFPHRNAVLGRETTKAEAAWLEEKPGGF; encoded by the coding sequence ATGCAGACCTTCCCACCCGACCCCCGTTTCCGTGCCTTGCTGTCGTTCTGGTTCGATGAGCTAACGATGGAGGATTGGTTTAAACGCAGCGATGCGGTGGATGATGAAATCCGCCGACGGTTTACCCCATTACTGCCATTTGCCCAGAAAGGCTCGCTGCATAGCTGGCGCGACAGCCTGGACAGTGTGCGGGCGCTTTTGATTCTGTTGGACCAGGTGCCACGCAATTGCTTCCGCGATGATGCAACGGCCTTTGCCTATGATCGGCTGGCGCAGTCCTTGGCGCTGTTTACGTTGGAGCGTTATGCCGATGAGCTGGCCAGTCTTGGCCCGTTTGAAATGCTGTTCGTCCTACTGCCACTAGAGCATGCGGAGGATCTAGACCTGCAGAACCGCTGTGTGCAGCTATTTGATCAGTTCGCTGACCGGTATAGCGGCGAGGATGCGGAGCATTGGGTGGAGCTGACCGAATATGCCCGGCGTCACCACGCACCGATTGAGAAGTTTGGCCGCTTCCCCCACCGCAACGCGGTTTTGGGTCGAGAGACGACCAAGGCTGAAGCTGCTTGGTTGGAAGAGAAGCCCGGTGGCTTCTAA
- a CDS encoding VOC family protein, with protein sequence MLSSGFDHTLAISSDLEATAGTYRRLGFTLTPLGRHVGWGTANYCVMFPEDYLELLGIVDPSQPLNGFDQKLEGRGPGLLGLAFATHDAQRVFEGLGQGGLADRQAELSRLLEHPDGTRDVSFRLAYGTTDATPGLSCFWCQHLSRDLIREADWLEHPNGAYGIEGVTLLHPDPASLEVPYRRLLATLNMPDNEMLAGQGRLDVPVGDGCWLRFLSPDRAARRYRGLDPKWLDREGPLVTTILVSDLSETERYLSAQGIAIIPEQGLRLVVGPDDADGTVIEFAMS encoded by the coding sequence ATGCTTAGCTCTGGTTTCGACCACACCTTGGCCATCTCCAGTGATCTTGAGGCGACTGCCGGGACCTACCGGCGGCTCGGCTTTACCCTGACGCCCCTTGGCCGTCATGTGGGGTGGGGCACGGCAAACTACTGTGTGATGTTTCCAGAAGATTATCTGGAGCTGCTGGGCATTGTTGACCCGAGCCAGCCACTCAATGGTTTTGACCAGAAGCTGGAGGGACGGGGGCCTGGTCTGCTTGGCCTCGCTTTCGCCACCCATGATGCCCAGCGGGTGTTTGAGGGGTTAGGGCAGGGTGGTTTAGCTGACCGGCAGGCCGAATTGTCCAGATTGCTTGAACATCCCGACGGCACCCGTGATGTCTCTTTCCGCCTTGCATATGGGACCACCGACGCCACTCCGGGGCTAAGTTGCTTCTGGTGCCAGCATCTATCCCGTGACCTGATCCGTGAGGCCGATTGGTTGGAGCATCCCAACGGGGCCTACGGCATTGAAGGGGTAACACTCCTCCACCCTGATCCCGCCTCACTAGAGGTGCCGTATCGCCGGCTGTTGGCGACGCTGAACATGCCGGATAATGAGATGTTGGCCGGTCAGGGGCGCCTTGATGTGCCCGTTGGTGATGGTTGCTGGCTTCGCTTCCTAAGCCCGGACCGGGCGGCGCGTCGATATCGGGGGCTTGATCCCAAATGGTTGGACCGGGAAGGCCCCCTGGTCACCACCATCCTGGTCAGTGATCTGTCCGAGACCGAACGTTATCTATCCGCGCAAGGCATCGCAATCATCCCGGAGCAGGGGTTGCGTCTGGTTGTTGGGCCGGATGATGCCGATGGCACCGTCATTGAATTTGCGATGAGCTGA
- a CDS encoding MFS transporter, with protein sequence MTARHWTIIICGSIIVMVAMGVRQSFGLFVQPVGMDLAVGRDVMGLAIAISNLVFGLVQPLVGAIADRYGAGRVIVGGTALYIAGLLLMAVSADPLGLHLTLGVLTGLGLAGTTYVVVLGAIGRAVPLEHRSRAFGVTTAVGSFGMFALVPGTQALIEQVDWQGALVGLSILLSIMAVLAYSLSGKPVAAADAGRDQSLSDAVREAFRHRGYWLLNAGFFVCGFHVTFMAVHYQPYLLDQGVTAFDAAIGFAMIGLFNIFGSFLFGELGGRFRKKYLLSFLYMARAVAIAVFLMLPVTATSGIVFGAVIGFLWLATVPLTSGLVGQIFGTRYLSTLYGVVFLWHQVGSFFGAWLGGEAFERFGSYEPIWLASIALGIIAAVLHFPIEDKPVHKPVGQAA encoded by the coding sequence ATGACGGCCAGGCATTGGACCATCATCATATGCGGCTCAATCATCGTCATGGTGGCGATGGGTGTGCGGCAGAGCTTTGGCTTGTTTGTGCAGCCCGTGGGCATGGACCTTGCCGTCGGTCGTGATGTGATGGGCCTAGCGATCGCCATCTCTAACCTGGTGTTTGGTTTGGTCCAGCCCTTGGTTGGTGCCATCGCTGACCGATATGGCGCCGGCCGGGTCATTGTTGGCGGTACGGCACTCTATATTGCTGGCTTGCTGCTGATGGCGGTAAGTGCCGACCCGCTGGGCCTTCATCTAACACTTGGGGTGCTGACCGGTCTTGGTCTTGCGGGCACAACCTATGTGGTGGTGTTGGGGGCCATTGGACGTGCTGTGCCGTTGGAGCACCGGTCCCGGGCCTTTGGTGTGACCACGGCGGTTGGCAGCTTTGGCATGTTTGCCCTTGTCCCTGGTACCCAAGCGCTGATTGAGCAGGTGGATTGGCAGGGCGCGTTGGTTGGCCTCTCAATCCTACTCTCAATTATGGCGGTCTTGGCCTACAGCCTGTCAGGTAAGCCGGTAGCGGCCGCGGATGCCGGGCGTGATCAGAGCCTCAGTGATGCGGTTCGGGAGGCGTTTCGGCATCGCGGCTATTGGTTGCTGAATGCCGGGTTCTTTGTCTGCGGCTTCCACGTCACCTTTATGGCGGTTCACTATCAGCCCTATTTGTTGGATCAGGGGGTCACGGCCTTCGACGCGGCCATTGGCTTTGCCATGATTGGCCTGTTCAACATCTTTGGCTCCTTCTTATTCGGGGAGCTGGGCGGCCGGTTCCGGAAGAAGTATTTGCTGAGCTTCCTTTACATGGCGCGGGCGGTGGCGATTGCCGTCTTCCTGATGCTGCCGGTTACCGCGACCAGTGGGATTGTGTTTGGCGCTGTCATTGGCTTCCTGTGGCTTGCCACGGTGCCACTGACCAGCGGGTTGGTCGGCCAGATCTTCGGCACCCGCTACCTATCCACCCTTTATGGCGTGGTCTTCCTTTGGCACCAGGTTGGTAGCTTCTTTGGTGCCTGGCTGGGCGGGGAGGCGTTTGAACGCTTTGGTTCTTATGAGCCGATTTGGCTGGCGAGCATCGCGCTTGGTATCATTGCGGCGGTTCTGCATTTCCCGATTGAGGACAAACCAGTGCATAAACCGGTGGGTCAGGCCGCATGA
- a CDS encoding ATP-dependent Clp protease ATP-binding subunit, whose amino-acid sequence MSQRSLDPSTFFSELGIYLEASREERNTDKIDIDDLYYALTLIDEGGYMAQTRTLDQFGLTNDLDYVQQFGRPKGYERPDLTQAIAEAYVEVAPAVHADFEQRMADVIDNLDEGYEAYAAAALDHGEEQYIEQATEDYYGETPPSLHGLAQYLARRIIVAAQKQERASTKDDLPLEITQTVTSRAQNHLYALARDPVLLLQGLEGRGSEVSQVNIRRFAQAVDPDFYRLITARNNTQLANSSAVPESDMPSQQLIKFVMKAQREARAMGDDKLLPKHLFVALLSDDQVQSELNHLNQSARKINSAEIREALRADVDDATLSNDDEEADLTSPEFVEAQLKLDDIFEAEQGKFAASKAVQQMLEDYPELEDALREVGFTDRRLKRWGEISGNELPVSSTTPFKIDEGQFQAVLREFTTDITEQAQNGKLDPIIGRDQELEQIKTILTQRKKKNPIVIGEPGVGKTAMLHAYAQAVVAGDVPDSQVGAKVLELDVAGLVAGTRYRGDFEERLKVLVNGIAERNARGDRPPIILGVDEAHMLVGLGANSGDAQGASQFIKPALQQGDLITMMFTTEDEYRKFIAKDGALERRIQPVKVDEPSPEDTVTILKGLRTKYEDHYDITITDEAIEAVVQLGGRYIHDRNFPDKGLDVIDGAGAAALRDGKETVDREAIIETVARMAKLKKEYLGEEDNARYAALAERLSEDVFGQDQAIEEVALSLAVAKAGLREPHKPIGSYLFVGPTGVGKTELAKSLAKHTSGSVDNLVRIDMSEYMEKHSVSKLIGAPPGYVGYDQEGELVGAIRRNPNSVIVFDEIEKAHPDVQKILLQVMDDGKLTDSQGKTIDFSNSLIVMTSNLGAQAANEAEAKRTIGFTQTEEKVDRTAIMTGEVEQYFSPEFRNRLDGVVPFGELTKDVMAPILDKQIDRLVNQMEEAWGMKLELSDTAKEQLMDEGFDPKMGGRPLKRALNQLVERPLSLWLLKNKNMRDRPGTTLKVDGIGAEFSVTEDKPDQLIDPKRIQNRGPDTDLPGDTVARLRRRREGYRDQRREPPAPAPGKRFG is encoded by the coding sequence ATGTCCCAACGGTCGCTCGATCCGAGCACGTTCTTTTCTGAGCTTGGCATCTATTTGGAAGCCAGCCGGGAAGAGAGAAACACCGACAAGATCGATATTGATGATCTTTATTATGCGCTCACCCTGATTGATGAGGGTGGGTACATGGCGCAGACCCGTACCCTGGATCAGTTTGGCCTGACCAACGATCTGGACTACGTCCAGCAATTCGGTCGCCCGAAGGGTTATGAGCGCCCAGACCTGACCCAGGCCATCGCTGAGGCCTATGTCGAGGTAGCCCCCGCCGTTCACGCTGACTTCGAACAGCGTATGGCCGACGTGATCGACAACCTGGATGAAGGCTATGAGGCCTATGCCGCCGCTGCCCTGGATCATGGCGAAGAGCAATATATCGAGCAGGCCACCGAAGATTATTACGGTGAGACACCGCCATCGCTCCACGGCCTGGCCCAATACCTAGCCCGCCGCATCATCGTTGCCGCCCAGAAGCAAGAGCGGGCCTCAACAAAAGACGATCTACCGCTTGAGATCACCCAGACGGTGACGTCTCGCGCGCAAAACCATCTTTACGCCCTCGCCCGCGATCCAGTGCTGCTGCTTCAGGGGCTTGAGGGACGCGGCAGTGAAGTCAGCCAGGTCAACATCCGTCGGTTTGCCCAGGCCGTTGATCCCGATTTCTACCGCCTCATTACCGCCCGCAATAACACCCAACTCGCTAATTCTAGTGCCGTTCCGGAGTCCGATATGCCATCTCAACAGCTCATTAAGTTCGTCATGAAAGCCCAGCGCGAAGCACGCGCCATGGGTGATGATAAGCTGCTGCCAAAGCACCTATTCGTGGCGCTGCTCTCTGATGATCAGGTGCAGTCCGAGCTGAACCACCTCAATCAGAGTGCTCGCAAGATCAACTCTGCTGAGATCCGCGAGGCACTTCGCGCTGATGTTGATGATGCCACCCTGTCCAACGATGACGAGGAAGCGGATCTGACCTCACCTGAATTCGTTGAGGCGCAGCTGAAGCTGGATGACATCTTTGAAGCGGAGCAAGGCAAGTTTGCTGCCTCTAAAGCCGTTCAGCAGATGCTGGAAGACTACCCAGAGCTGGAAGATGCACTGCGTGAGGTTGGCTTCACCGACCGCCGCCTGAAGCGTTGGGGCGAAATCTCTGGCAACGAACTGCCAGTGTCCTCAACCACGCCGTTCAAGATTGATGAAGGGCAATTCCAAGCGGTTCTGCGTGAGTTCACCACCGACATCACCGAGCAAGCCCAGAACGGTAAGCTGGACCCAATTATCGGTCGTGACCAAGAGCTGGAGCAGATCAAGACGATCCTGACCCAGCGGAAGAAGAAGAACCCAATCGTAATTGGCGAGCCTGGTGTTGGTAAAACCGCCATGCTGCACGCCTATGCCCAGGCAGTTGTCGCCGGTGACGTGCCAGACTCTCAGGTTGGCGCCAAGGTACTAGAGCTGGATGTGGCTGGCCTGGTTGCCGGTACGCGCTATCGCGGTGACTTTGAAGAGCGCCTGAAGGTTCTCGTCAACGGCATCGCCGAGCGTAATGCCCGCGGTGACCGTCCACCGATCATTCTTGGTGTTGATGAGGCGCACATGCTGGTTGGCCTCGGCGCCAATAGCGGCGACGCCCAGGGTGCCTCACAGTTCATCAAGCCTGCACTGCAGCAGGGTGACCTGATCACCATGATGTTCACCACTGAGGACGAGTATCGCAAGTTCATCGCCAAGGATGGCGCGCTTGAGCGTCGTATCCAGCCGGTGAAGGTCGATGAGCCATCCCCAGAGGACACGGTCACGATCCTTAAAGGTCTGCGCACCAAATACGAAGATCACTACGATATCACCATCACCGATGAGGCTATTGAAGCCGTGGTGCAGCTGGGTGGTCGCTACATCCATGACCGCAACTTCCCAGACAAGGGCCTCGATGTGATCGATGGTGCCGGTGCTGCCGCCCTGCGCGATGGCAAAGAAACCGTCGACCGCGAAGCGATCATCGAGACCGTGGCCCGGATGGCCAAGCTGAAGAAGGAGTATCTGGGCGAGGAAGATAATGCCCGTTACGCCGCTCTTGCTGAGCGCCTCAGCGAGGACGTCTTTGGTCAGGACCAAGCGATTGAAGAGGTCGCCCTATCCCTCGCCGTTGCGAAGGCTGGCCTTCGTGAGCCGCACAAGCCAATTGGCTCATACCTGTTCGTTGGCCCAACCGGTGTTGGTAAAACCGAGCTTGCTAAAAGCTTGGCGAAACACACCTCCGGGTCCGTTGACAACCTGGTTCGCATCGACATGTCCGAGTACATGGAGAAGCACTCGGTCAGCAAGCTGATCGGTGCCCCTCCAGGCTATGTCGGTTATGATCAGGAAGGTGAGCTGGTTGGCGCGATCCGCCGCAATCCAAACTCTGTCATCGTGTTCGATGAGATCGAGAAGGCGCACCCAGACGTCCAGAAAATCCTGCTGCAGGTGATGGATGACGGCAAGCTGACCGACTCTCAAGGCAAGACGATCGACTTCTCAAACAGCCTGATCGTCATGACCTCCAACCTGGGCGCGCAAGCGGCCAATGAGGCAGAGGCCAAGCGGACCATCGGCTTCACGCAAACCGAAGAGAAGGTTGATCGCACCGCCATTATGACCGGTGAGGTTGAGCAGTACTTCTCACCTGAGTTCCGCAATCGCCTCGACGGTGTGGTTCCATTCGGTGAGCTGACCAAAGACGTCATGGCACCGATCCTGGACAAGCAGATCGACCGCCTGGTCAACCAGATGGAAGAGGCCTGGGGCATGAAGCTCGAGCTTTCTGACACTGCCAAAGAGCAGCTGATGGATGAAGGCTTCGACCCGAAGATGGGTGGTCGCCCATTGAAGCGTGCTCTGAACCAGTTGGTTGAGCGTCCGCTATCTCTATGGCTACTGAAGAACAAGAACATGCGCGACCGGCCAGGTACGACCCTCAAGGTCGATGGCATCGGTGCCGAGTTCTCAGTGACCGAGGACAAGCCAGATCAGCTGATCGATCCAAAGCGGATCCAGAACCGTGGCCCAGACACCGACCTGCCAGGCGATACCGTCGCGCGACTGCGTCGTCGCCGCGAAGGTTATCGGGACCAGCGCCGGGAGCCACCAGCACCTGCACCGGGTAAGCGCTTCGGCTAA
- the ychF gene encoding redox-regulated ATPase YchF: protein MGFKCGIVGLPNVGKSTLFNALTATAAAQAENFPFCTIEPNVGRVAVPDARLDTIARIGESAKIIPTQLEFVDIAGLVRGASKGEGLGNQFLANIRETDAIVYVLRCFEDGDITHVEGSVDPLRDAEIIETELMLADLESIERRMQNAVKKARGNDKEAKEQMAVMEQVKPLLEDGKPARMVDLSDDEMRTFKMLQLLTAKPVLYVCNVEEDSAGDGNDLSAKVAEMATEKGAETVVISAKIESEIALIEDAAEKAEFLETMGLEEPGLNRVIRAGYKLLDLVTFFTVGPKEARAWTVRRHSTAPEAAGVIHTDFQRGFIRAETVAYDEFVELGGEAAAREAGKLRQEGKEYVTQDGDIFHFKFNV from the coding sequence ATGGGCTTTAAATGTGGGATCGTCGGCCTTCCCAATGTTGGTAAGTCGACCCTGTTCAACGCGCTGACCGCAACCGCCGCCGCGCAGGCTGAGAACTTTCCGTTCTGTACCATTGAGCCAAATGTTGGCCGGGTCGCGGTGCCCGATGCACGGCTCGACACGATCGCCAGAATCGGTGAGTCAGCCAAAATCATCCCAACCCAGCTTGAGTTTGTTGATATCGCTGGACTGGTCCGCGGCGCCTCTAAAGGTGAAGGGCTGGGCAACCAGTTCCTCGCCAATATCCGCGAGACCGATGCCATTGTTTACGTGCTGCGCTGTTTTGAAGATGGCGACATCACCCATGTGGAAGGCTCCGTCGACCCCTTACGCGATGCCGAGATCATTGAGACCGAGCTGATGCTCGCCGATCTGGAGAGCATTGAGCGCCGCATGCAGAACGCCGTTAAGAAGGCACGCGGCAACGATAAGGAAGCCAAAGAGCAAATGGCGGTGATGGAGCAGGTCAAACCCCTGCTTGAAGACGGCAAACCAGCCCGCATGGTCGATCTCTCCGATGATGAGATGCGCACCTTCAAGATGCTGCAACTGCTGACCGCGAAGCCCGTGCTTTATGTCTGTAACGTGGAAGAGGACAGCGCCGGTGACGGCAATGACCTCAGCGCTAAGGTCGCCGAGATGGCGACCGAGAAGGGCGCGGAAACCGTTGTGATCTCTGCCAAGATTGAGAGCGAGATTGCCCTGATTGAAGACGCGGCAGAGAAAGCTGAGTTTCTCGAGACCATGGGGCTGGAAGAGCCGGGCCTCAACCGGGTGATCCGTGCGGGCTATAAGCTGCTCGACCTGGTTACCTTCTTCACTGTTGGCCCGAAGGAGGCGCGCGCCTGGACCGTGCGTCGCCACTCCACCGCACCGGAGGCCGCCGGGGTCATCCATACTGATTTCCAACGCGGCTTTATTCGTGCCGAAACCGTCGCCTATGACGAGTTTGTCGAATTGGGTGGCGAGGCCGCAGCCCGGGAAGCAGGAAAGCTACGTCAGGAAGGCAAGGAATACGTCACCCAGGATGGCGACATATTCCACTTCAAATTTAACGTCTGA